One segment of Mycolicibacterium baixiangningiae DNA contains the following:
- the wzm gene encoding galactan export ABC transporter permease subunit Wzm/RfbD yields MTFVDASAQSKTMARAWRDLREGFHKRELWLHLGWQDIKQRYRRSVLGPFWITIATGATAVAMGLLYSKLFKLELSEHLPYVTMGLIVWNLINASILEGADVFIANEGLIKQLPTPLSVHVYRLVWRQMILFAHNIIIFVVIAIIFPKPWNWADLSVIPALALIMLNCVWVSLCFGILATRYRDIGPLLNSIVQLLFFMTPIIWNEATLQAQGAGQWAKLVELNPLLHYLDIVRAPLLGADQELRHWIVVIVLTVIGWTLAALAMKQYRARVPYWV; encoded by the coding sequence CGTTCGTCGACGCTTCAGCGCAGTCGAAGACGATGGCCCGCGCATGGCGTGACCTTCGGGAGGGGTTCCACAAGCGCGAGCTGTGGCTGCACCTGGGCTGGCAGGACATCAAACAGCGCTACCGCCGGTCGGTGCTGGGCCCGTTCTGGATCACCATCGCCACCGGTGCCACCGCCGTCGCCATGGGGCTGCTGTACTCGAAGCTGTTCAAACTGGAGCTCTCCGAACACCTTCCGTACGTGACGATGGGCTTGATCGTCTGGAACCTGATCAACGCGTCGATCCTCGAGGGCGCCGACGTGTTCATCGCCAACGAGGGCCTGATCAAACAGCTGCCGACACCGCTGTCGGTGCACGTCTACCGGCTGGTGTGGCGGCAGATGATCCTGTTCGCGCACAACATCATCATCTTCGTCGTCATCGCGATCATCTTTCCGAAGCCGTGGAACTGGGCCGACCTGTCGGTGATCCCGGCGCTCGCGCTGATCATGCTGAACTGCGTGTGGGTGTCGCTGTGCTTCGGCATCCTCGCGACCCGCTACCGCGATATCGGTCCACTGCTCAACAGCATCGTGCAGCTGCTGTTCTTCATGACGCCGATCATCTGGAACGAGGCGACGCTGCAGGCCCAGGGTGCCGGGCAGTGGGCGAAGCTCGTCGAGCTCAACCCACTGCTGCACTACCTCGACATCGTGCGGGCCCCGCTGCTGGGCGCCGACCAGGAGCTGCGGCACTGGATCGTCGTCATCGTGCTGACGGTGATCGGCTGGACGCTGGCGGCGCTCGCGATGAAGCAGTACCGCGCGCGCGTGCCGTACTGGGTGTGA
- the gjpA gene encoding outer membrane porin GjpA, producing MESRLRPYTTAGIALVGASVIALSPVAPPLPDVKVANPSVQLSAAVDPFTPWVDLLGQAETNLTGLADGWAEAPFPVLQQVIVNQLGYLSELPNFEAIAGQLLTNLQAGFEAPFAPDLVGSLDPAHVALFDLLPLLDVLPADLQPLIDFSASPLSGVLLGLVGPVIGPVLALAASVQSIVGNLTSEAPDPEAALNTLINVPAAMADAFLNGGQTLDLTPVLSAVGLELEALGFPLAVGITFGGLLSPGGSIFNALDLGLVIGGETSTLAAGVGPGAIGSLINLSKAIARAIGWDGTGNPLEADDAPPSPALPRSADDTSLLKASTTSITVTETSTGTGTGTGTEEVTSGDPAPEGAPAPEGSAESGTPAPVEQVNADETAAPVDQDNGDETVAKPVTKKPNPGAKIAGALKATGDNLRAAANDLGKRLTNGGKKTPKEQKAPAADKASPSEKSASE from the coding sequence GTGGAATCACGACTTCGTCCGTATACGACTGCCGGAATCGCCCTGGTCGGGGCCAGCGTCATCGCATTATCTCCAGTCGCACCGCCGCTGCCCGACGTCAAGGTGGCCAATCCGTCGGTACAGCTCTCCGCCGCCGTCGACCCCTTCACCCCGTGGGTCGACCTCCTCGGGCAGGCCGAAACGAACCTCACGGGCCTCGCCGACGGCTGGGCCGAAGCGCCGTTCCCGGTGCTGCAGCAGGTGATCGTCAACCAGCTCGGATACCTGAGCGAGCTCCCAAACTTCGAAGCGATCGCCGGACAGCTCCTGACCAATCTGCAGGCCGGCTTCGAGGCGCCGTTCGCCCCGGATCTGGTGGGATCACTCGACCCCGCGCACGTGGCGCTGTTTGACCTCCTCCCGCTGCTGGACGTGCTGCCCGCCGATCTCCAACCGCTGATCGACTTCTCGGCGAGCCCACTCAGTGGCGTGCTGCTGGGGCTCGTCGGCCCGGTGATCGGTCCGGTGCTGGCCCTGGCGGCGAGCGTCCAATCGATCGTCGGGAACCTCACGAGCGAGGCACCCGATCCCGAAGCGGCGCTGAACACGCTGATCAACGTTCCCGCCGCCATGGCCGACGCCTTCCTCAACGGTGGACAGACTCTCGACCTCACCCCCGTGCTCTCGGCTGTAGGGCTGGAGTTGGAGGCCCTGGGCTTTCCGCTCGCGGTGGGGATCACCTTCGGTGGTCTGCTGAGTCCCGGAGGGTCGATCTTCAACGCCCTCGATCTCGGCCTCGTCATCGGCGGGGAGACCAGCACGCTGGCAGCAGGAGTAGGACCGGGCGCCATCGGTTCGCTGATCAACCTCTCCAAGGCAATCGCGCGGGCCATCGGCTGGGACGGCACGGGGAACCCGCTGGAAGCGGACGACGCACCACCGTCGCCGGCGCTGCCGCGTTCCGCCGACGACACCTCGCTCTTGAAGGCGTCGACAACGTCGATCACGGTGACCGAGACCAGCACCGGCACCGGCACCGGCACCGGCACCGAAGAGGTCACGTCAGGCGATCCGGCACCGGAGGGCGCGCCCGCACCCGAGGGGAGCGCCGAGAGCGGGACCCCCGCGCCGGTCGAGCAGGTGAACGCCGACGAGACCGCGGCCCCCGTCGATCAGGACAACGGCGACGAGACGGTCGCCAAGCCGGTCACGAAGAAACCCAATCCGGGCGCCAAGATCGCAGGCGCCCTCAAGGCGACCGGCGACAACCTCAGGGCGGCGGCGAACGACCTGGGCAAGCGCCTCACCAACGGCGGCAAGAAGACTCCGAAAGAGCAGAAGGCACCCGCCGCGGACAAGGCGTCCCCTTCGGAGAAGTCGGCGAGCGAGTAA
- a CDS encoding TFIIB-type zinc ribbon-containing protein produces MSIPPYQPPTSSTPGGSNTLRCPKCSGAMKTYERNGIHLEQCDSCRGIFLDFGELEALTQMESRFAQAPLPPPQQSYGGGHGYGPGWGQHGNKHYRKQGFGRLFFSS; encoded by the coding sequence ATGAGCATCCCGCCATACCAACCGCCGACGTCCTCGACACCGGGCGGCAGCAACACGCTGCGATGCCCGAAGTGCTCCGGGGCGATGAAAACCTACGAGCGCAACGGCATCCACCTCGAGCAATGCGACAGCTGCCGCGGCATCTTTCTCGACTTCGGGGAACTCGAGGCGCTCACGCAGATGGAGAGCCGCTTCGCGCAGGCTCCGCTGCCCCCGCCCCAGCAGTCCTACGGCGGGGGCCACGGATACGGTCCTGGCTGGGGCCAGCACGGTAACAAGCACTACCGCAAACAGGGCTTCGGACGGCTGTTCTTCTCCAGCTAG
- a CDS encoding phosphotransferase family protein, protein MQTRSGAEITFDGDVVTKLHRPGTDPRALRTRLTVADELHETLLAPLTVVPERAGARWRSRWPRVDVVVPQPELLPWAEAGALLARLHAQPVAARLPHGWPVRLRRAVERLRGTGAAAEAVRRAVVGLPPQVWRVGSPGRPSTVVHGDFHLGQLGRRASGQPWVLIDIDDLGVGDPAWDLARPAGFWAAGHIPDDDWSAFLGAYRQAGGAALIAASADPWPVLEPFARAAVVAAAVNHPDDDLLVEACARMI, encoded by the coding sequence GTGCAGACCCGGTCCGGTGCGGAGATCACGTTCGACGGTGACGTCGTGACGAAGCTGCACCGGCCCGGGACCGATCCGCGCGCACTGCGGACGCGGCTGACGGTGGCCGACGAACTGCACGAGACCCTGCTGGCGCCGCTGACGGTGGTGCCCGAACGGGCCGGCGCGCGGTGGAGGAGCCGATGGCCCCGCGTGGACGTCGTGGTGCCGCAACCGGAGCTGCTGCCGTGGGCGGAGGCCGGGGCGCTGCTCGCGCGGTTGCATGCCCAGCCGGTCGCGGCGCGGCTCCCGCACGGATGGCCGGTCCGGCTGCGGCGGGCCGTCGAGCGGCTGCGGGGGACGGGGGCCGCCGCGGAGGCGGTGCGGCGTGCGGTGGTCGGACTACCGCCGCAGGTGTGGCGCGTCGGCTCGCCGGGCCGGCCAAGCACGGTCGTGCACGGAGACTTCCACCTCGGCCAGCTCGGCCGCCGAGCGTCTGGTCAACCGTGGGTGCTCATCGACATCGACGATCTCGGGGTCGGCGATCCCGCCTGGGACCTTGCGCGGCCCGCGGGGTTCTGGGCGGCCGGGCACATCCCGGACGACGACTGGTCGGCGTTCCTCGGCGCATACCGGCAGGCCGGCGGCGCAGCACTAATCGCTGCGTCCGCCGACCCGTGGCCGGTGCTCGAACCGTTCGCCAGGGCGGCCGTGGTCGCCGCGGCGGTCAACCACCCGGACGACGATCTGCTTGTCGAAGCCTGTGCGCGGATGATCTAG
- a CDS encoding carboxymuconolactone decarboxylase family protein, translating to MTQTLNAGTSGRIKMFKVAPELYGAMMTLSDASAKDVDPTIGELIKIRASQINGCAFCLDMHTRDARTHGETDQRLALVAAWDEAGDLFTERERAALALTEAVTEVAERGAVSDEVYQQAAEVFTDRELGQLIAMAVTINAWNRINLAAPQSIPRR from the coding sequence ATGACACAGACACTGAATGCCGGGACCAGCGGCCGCATCAAGATGTTCAAGGTCGCTCCGGAGCTCTACGGCGCGATGATGACGCTGTCGGACGCGTCCGCGAAAGACGTCGACCCGACCATCGGCGAGCTGATCAAGATCCGCGCCTCGCAGATCAACGGCTGCGCATTCTGCCTCGACATGCACACCCGCGACGCCCGCACCCACGGCGAGACCGACCAGCGGCTGGCGTTGGTGGCCGCATGGGACGAGGCGGGCGACCTCTTCACCGAACGGGAGCGCGCCGCACTGGCACTGACCGAGGCCGTCACCGAGGTCGCCGAGCGGGGCGCGGTCAGCGACGAGGTGTACCAGCAGGCCGCCGAGGTCTTCACCGACCGCGAACTGGGTCAGCTGATCGCGATGGCAGTGACCATCAACGCGTGGAACCGGATCAACCTCGCCGCACCGCAGTCGATCCCGCGCCGCTGA
- the pdxR gene encoding MocR-like pyridoxine biosynthesis transcription factor PdxR, with product MTSWANSGARDLHLDLREVIRPGARGVRDLLINALRDAVRSGRLTPGTTLPPSRTLAADLGIARNTVAESYAELVAEGWLASRQGAGTWVVNTGARQLSTRPRGRRTTARHNLMPGSPDVSEFPRGAWLTSARRALTNAPNEALWMGDPRGRQELREALADYLGRVRGVRTSPETIVICAGVRHAVELLTRVFGPQRPIAVEAYGLFIFRDAISALGSSTAPIGLDEHGAVISDLDQYDVPAVLLTPAHHNPHGMPLHPTRRTAAVEWAQRRGGYVLEDDYDGEFRYDRQPVGAMQSLAPDRVIYLGSVSKSLAPALRLGWMVLPDHLVEPVLAAAGGSQFFVDSLAQLTMADFITSGQYDRHIRRMRMRYRRRRDRLVDALAPFDVEIRGLAAGLNALLTLPDGVEHEVLQRAGNAGIALTGLSVMRHPAAGPDVADPDGVIIGFGAPAEHAFPAALDALCGVLNTALR from the coding sequence GTGACTTCGTGGGCCAATTCGGGGGCGCGCGACCTGCACCTCGACCTGCGCGAGGTGATCCGGCCCGGCGCCCGCGGGGTGCGCGACCTGCTGATCAACGCGCTGCGCGATGCCGTCCGCTCGGGCCGGCTCACCCCCGGCACCACGCTCCCGCCGTCGCGCACGCTGGCCGCCGACCTCGGCATCGCCCGCAACACGGTCGCCGAGTCCTACGCCGAACTCGTCGCCGAAGGCTGGCTGGCGTCGCGGCAGGGCGCAGGCACCTGGGTGGTGAACACCGGCGCGCGACAACTGAGCACCCGGCCGCGCGGACGACGCACGACCGCGCGCCACAACCTGATGCCCGGCTCCCCCGACGTGTCGGAGTTCCCGCGCGGCGCCTGGCTCACCTCCGCACGGCGCGCGCTGACCAACGCTCCGAACGAAGCGTTGTGGATGGGCGATCCACGCGGCCGTCAGGAACTGCGCGAGGCGCTCGCCGACTACCTCGGGCGGGTGCGCGGCGTGCGCACCTCACCGGAGACGATCGTCATCTGCGCGGGCGTGCGGCATGCGGTCGAACTGCTCACGCGAGTCTTCGGCCCGCAGCGGCCGATCGCCGTCGAAGCTTACGGCCTGTTCATCTTTCGCGACGCGATCAGCGCGCTGGGCTCGTCGACGGCGCCCATCGGCCTCGACGAGCACGGTGCGGTGATCAGCGACCTCGACCAGTACGACGTGCCCGCCGTCCTGCTCACCCCGGCCCACCACAACCCGCACGGAATGCCGCTGCACCCCACCCGCCGCACCGCCGCCGTCGAGTGGGCGCAGCGCCGCGGCGGCTACGTCCTCGAGGACGACTACGACGGCGAGTTCCGCTACGACCGCCAGCCCGTCGGTGCGATGCAGAGCCTCGCGCCCGACCGGGTGATCTACCTCGGCTCGGTCAGCAAGAGTTTGGCGCCGGCGCTGCGGCTGGGGTGGATGGTGCTGCCCGACCACCTCGTCGAACCCGTGCTGGCCGCCGCGGGCGGCAGCCAGTTCTTCGTCGACTCCCTGGCGCAGCTGACCATGGCGGATTTCATCACCAGCGGCCAGTACGACCGACACATCCGCCGGATGCGGATGCGGTACCGGAGGCGGCGCGACCGGCTCGTCGACGCACTCGCCCCGTTCGACGTCGAGATCCGCGGTCTGGCAGCGGGGCTCAATGCGCTGCTGACCCTGCCCGACGGCGTCGAGCACGAGGTGCTGCAACGCGCCGGCAACGCAGGTATCGCGCTGACCGGCCTGTCCGTCATGCGCCACCCCGCGGCCGGACCGGACGTCGCCGACCCCGACGGCGTGATCATCGGTTTCGGCGCACCCGCCGAACACGCCTTCCCCGCGGCGCTCGACGCGCTGTGCGGCGTCCTGAACACGGCGCTGCGCTGA